CCACTGAACCAGCGTGTTCCCTACTAGTTGGGGCCACTGGAGAGTCGAGAACAGATGACCAGACCCGTGCTGAGCACCTACCTTCAAACAACCTCCAGCCCTCCTTCTGCTGGCTCACCCACCTCCCAGGTTTAAGCTCTTGTTTACATGCGCTCTGTAGAAGCTGGTTTAATCCTCAGGTCGTTAAGAGGATCGACCAGTCACCTTGATTATGGGTGCCTTTTGCAGACACCTCTGCGTGCCTGGAGCTGGCCACTCCCACGGCCGGCACCAGTCCCAGTTCCTTTGCAGACCCTTCAGATAGGGTCACTTGAGCTCATCTGTTCCCCTCAGGGGCTGCAGGCAGCTCAGTCTGCTctttgaccctcccccacccccgtcacTGGGGCTGAAGTGATCGCTGCCTCCAGGGagagcagactccttgctcagacCCCTGCTTGACATTCTAGGTTCATCAGCAAAGAGATCCTGACAATCCGCGAGGCTGTGTGGCTCACAGACAACACGTACAAGTATGAGGACCTGGTGCGGATGATGGGAGAGATCATCTCTGCCCTGGAAGGGAAGATTCGGGTAAGTGGgcatttgctgtttcctttcaCATCAGAGCTGAAGCCATGGGAGGGGACAGGTGGAATCGGGCTCCTGCATGGTGTCGAGCTTTCCTGCTCTGGAAAGTCCTCCTGGACCCAGAGGGCACGAGGCTGGAGCTGCAGCTGGTCACTGCAACACCGTGGTGCTGGTGTGAACGTGGGCAGggccagcctccctgctgagtgggtGGGTGAGCCCTCTGCGTGCCAGGACCCCACGTCACCTCCCTGCCCCGTGTAGGTCCCCACTGTGGTTGATTACAAGGACGTCCTGCTGACGCTGGTCCCAGTGGCGCCGAGAACCCAGCACCTGTGCAGCTTCCTGTGTGAGCTCTCCCTGCTGCACACCAGCCTGGCGGCCTACGCTCCAGCCCGTCTGGCCGCGGCCGCCCTACTGCTCGCAAGGCTGACGCACAGGCAGAGTAAGGAGCCCGCCCTTCCGCCCCGACTGCTCAGCAGGGCGAGCCGGGGACTGGGGATTCCCCAAGTCAGGACACAGGAGACGGCTCTCAGATGcaagggggagtgagggagaaaaCAGAGCATGTGCGTCTCCGCTTGAGGAGACGCCATGACAGACTAAAGCCGTTCTGTGGGGGTGAGGTTAAGAGATGGTTGTAGCGTAAGTATCTCCCGCACCTTGACAGTGAGCATGGGGCGTTTGTCACCCGAAGCTCCAGGAAACTGCACAGCAGAGCCATGGAGCGTGGGGCGTGGGAGGGGGCGTCAGCACGGCCCCAGCACCCCTGCTTTCCTCCCCAGCACAGCCCTGGACCACGCGGTTGTGGGACCTGACTGGGTTCTCCTGTGAAGACCTCATACCCTGTGTCCTGAGCCTTCATCAGAAGTGGTGAGTCTATAGAAGGAAGTGAGCCCCCCCAGCTGCCACAGAGCCTTCGTCCTCGTGTCCCACGGGGGGCTCGCTGTCAGCCCGCACACAGACCTGCCCTGTAGGGCACTGCGTTCTCAGGGTTGACCTGGAAAAACGCCAGGCCACGTTGCCTGTTTGGCAGTTTTGACATTTGATGTGCGGACAGcagctcctcccagcccagagctcaTCCTGCAGGCGGCAATGGTAATCGAAACATCGAAGCTGGCTGCCTGAGCAGTGGCCAGTGTGGCGTGGGACCACTTGTCCCCTCGCTCCGGAGCTGGCCGGCTGCGATTGCTTCCTGCCGCAACCCTGCTCCTCGTCCACTCACTCCAGAGCCCGCTCCCAACACGTGCCCGCGCCAAACCCCAGCCGCTGCCGCCTCTGCCAGGCCACGCTCTGCGCTCTCTTCCCCCGCGTGCGGGCCTGGGGGATTCCAGCCTTCTGCCTGTCCTCGGGCACTTCCAGGACTCAGAACACATCTGAACCCCAGCCTCTGACTTGAGCCCCAGGGCCTCCTCCCTTGCTGCTGGCTTGTCCGGGCCGTCCCTCCTCATCATGGATCGCACTGGGTGCCTGGAGTGTGTGCCTCGGTCATCCTAGCAGGGACTTGGGGCCAGCCGTTTCTGCCGCTCCGTTCCCGCGTCCTGCCGGCTCTGGAGGGCTGTGCTGCCTGCCTGCATGTGCTCATTCCCCCAGCCGCCCCCTGAGTTACCGCGGTGACCGCCTCTGAGGGCGTCACTGCTCTGTACGCCGTCTAGGATGAGATCGGAGCTCTCCAGCGGGGCCCTAAGCCCCTGGGACCAGCCCCTTCTCTGGCCCGCTCCCCGCCCCGCTCCCGCCATGGGGAGCCAGTCAGCATGTCCTGGGCTGGCGTGTGCTTTGGCCAACCCTGTTTTCTGTCGTGCCTACTCCCAGCCTATGGACGGGGAGCACGGATGAAGCTGATGGGTCAGCGTGTGTGTCCGATCGCTCACACAAGGGGTGCGAACAGCCCTTGCCTGACACCGGCTACCAAAGATTGTTGCTAGGCTGCCCCCCAAAGTTGTTTATTTTCACATCAGAGAAATTGCAAATGTTTAccaacctaatttttttttttttaaagatttttatttatttgacagacagagacacaacaagagagggaacacaagcagggggagctggagagggaggagcaggctccccactgagcagggagcccaacatagggctcgatcccagaaccctggggtcatgacctgagccgaaggcagatgcttaatgattgagccacccaggcgccccccaaactagtttttttttttttttttaaaatttttttttttttgacagagagagagagagagacagtgagagagggaacacaagcagggggagtgggagagggagaagcaggcttcccgctgagcaaggagtctgatgcagggctcgatcccaggaccctgagatcatgacctgagccgaaggcagacgcttaatgactgagccacccaggcgcccccaaactagttttttaagtgtacaattcatatTCGGAGTTGTGCGACCATCATGACAGTTCTAGAACGTGGCACCACCCTCAAACCCTGCACCCCTCGTCTGTCAGGCCCCTGCTTCTGGGCCCTCCAGCCCCCGGCTTTCCATCTCTGTGGATTTCTTGCTTCTGGACACTTCATAGAAACAGAGTCCTGCCTCACGTGGCCTCTTGTGACCAGCCTGTCAGCTACATAACGATTCCACTGGAGTCCCAGTCCACTGTGTGGATGGACCGTTCCTGCTCATTCATGCGCTGGTGGATGTGGGGGCTGCCGTGAACATCTGCGCATCTGTGTGCATTTACGGTGGAGCCACGGGGCACCCTGTCTCACCTCCCATCGCTAGgctgtttttatgtttttgtttatttttttaaagatttaatttttatttatttgagcgagagtgagcgagcacaagcagggggagtgtggaagagggagaggtaggcttcctgctgagcaaggagcctgatgtggggcggATCCCCCAGGACCCCCGGtcacctgacccgaaggcagccgcccaaccaactgagcacccaggaaccccagctaggctgtttttaaatgcatattgtcCCCTCTCACTTCAGCGAGTGGAGGCTAAAACAGAGTCCCTTGGGCTGGGGTGACGATGTCACCTGCCCTGGAGCCCTGCATGTGACCCCATTGTCCCTCTGTTTGCAGCTTTCATGATGACGCCCCCAAGGACTACAGGCAAGTGTCTCTGACCGCCGTGAAGCAGCGATTCGAGGACAAGCGCTACGAAGAGATCAGCCAGGAAGAGGTGCCTGCGCCCCCGCTGCCCACCCCAGATGCTGGCCCCTCTGGGCCTCGTCCCTCCCTCTGACCCCGGTCTCCTCTCAGGTACTGAGCTACGGCCAGCTGTGCACAGCTCTGGGAGTGAAGCAGGGCAGCCCGGAGCCCACGTCTTTCCTCAGCACAGGGGACATCCATGCCTTCCTTACCTCTCCTTCAGGAAGGAGGACCAAGCGGTGAGTGAGCTCCGTGTCTGAAACAGTGCGTGCTGGGCCTGGTTCCCTGGGGACCCCTGCGGCTGTCTGAGGGGCTCCGTTACCCCCTTTTACACAGGGGGCTTCTAAGATGTAGCAGGGAGAAGCGGCAGGTCCCACGAAAACGGAAGCTGGGGTTGAATCCAGGCCTTGGTTCCTGGGCCCGATCTCCACTGTTGGccaccctgttctctctctccagtgCAGCTGTCTCTCTTGCTTTAACCTGGCCCCTTTGAGCAAAGGTGGTCTCAAGCACAGGCTGAGCCCAGCACAGGCACCTGCAGGCCACCCTGTTCCACGGTGTTGCTGTCACTCCCGGCCCTGTCCCTCCGTACTTCCTGGGCTGCCCCATCTCCCCCTCATCTCCCAAGTCTATCCCACGCGTGTCCCCCATCTCAGTGTCCTGGCTCGACCACCTGGAATGACTTGCCCTCCCCACCTTACCCACCCGCCAAGTCCAGATGCACAGCCCCTCACTGTGCTGCCGGCCCTGCCTCTGGGAGCTTTGCTGcgagcttcctgagggcaggcagCCGGGTAGCTGTGTCttccccacacccagcacagcaGGCCAGGGCGGGCAAGTGCAGAGGACCAGGCTGGGTAGGAGGACCAGCCATGACCGGGCTCCTGGCCCTCCCACCCTGCAGGAAGCGGGAGAACAGCCTCCAGGAGGACAGGGGCAGCTTCGTCACCACGCCCACCGCGGAGCTGTCCAGCCAGGAGGAGATGTTGCTGGGCAGCTTTCTGGACTGGAGCCTGGACTACTGCTCTGGCTACGAGGGTGACCAGGAAAGCGAGGGTGAGAAGGACGGTGACGGTGAGTGCCACGGCCTGGAGGCCGCCCAGATGCCCTCTCGGGCAGGGGGGGTCCACACCCAGGCAGGCGTGAGACAGCAGAGCCCCTAGAACACCAGAGTGCAGTCGGGGGCCAGGGTGGGCATTCTCCCAGCCCACAGCGGGGAGAAAAGACCTGTGTCCAGCCCCAGCCAGGACTGTGAGAGGGCCTCACCAGGGCAGGGAAGCAGAAGAGACCTTGTCTGGAATTCACAAGGAGTTCTTTCTCGAACATTGTGTGAGATGTGCCACCCACTGCCCTTTTGGGCTCTGTTCCTTGTGCACCCCTCCAGAGCTGCCTGTGGGAGGCTCTGCCCCTGTGCTCTCGAGCAGCTAAACACAAAGGAAGCCCAGTTGAAGCAGTTTCTATCAACTTTCCAATTGCTTGCTTTGTGTCCACTTGGGGATTAAGTGAATTATTGGTAACTAGTTTGTAGTCGCTCCTCCAAATCACATTGAGTGCCACCCTCAATTTCTTACCCAAAGTAGAGCAGTACAGGGGACAGTCCAGTGAGAGCCACGCCCGTCCTGGCCAAGAGCTGGACCCTGGGCCACTGGGGGTCCTGACTGGGCAGGGGGGCACCCCGTTGCTCAGGCCGTGGTCGCATCTCTCTCCCCATGTCTCCCACAGTGACGGCCCCCAGCGGCATCCTCGATGTCACCGTGGTCTATCTGAGCCCCGAACAGCACTGCTGCCAGGAATCGAGTGATGAGGAGGCCTGCCCGGAGGACAGGGGACGCCAGGACCCGCGCACCTGGGTACCAGGCCCCCAGACGCCTCCAACGCCAGGGCCTGAGCCTCGGCTCTGCAGCACAAGGGAGCCAGGCAGGGACAGTGTGACCTCAGGGTACTCCTCCATCAGCAGCACGAGTCCCACAAACTCAGTGGACGGCATCTCAGGGGGCCCTCCCCAATCTACCTCAGCGCTGTCCCCAGGCAGCGACTCAAACACACAGCCTTGCCACCACCATGCCAAGAAGTCGTGTTTACAGTGTCGCTCTCCAAGCCCTCTGGAGAGCAGCGTTCCCCAGGTGAAGAGGAAAAACCTATCCACCCACagcaaggaggaagaggaggaggaggagagggacctGAGCCAGGCTTGCTGAGGCTGTGAGTGTGCCCGTGCTTCCCGCAGGGAACATTTGCTAAGGGAGGGCTGCCGCTGCACTAGGGAGCTGTGGGGGCGCTGGAGATGGACGCCACGTGGACCCCAGTGGCTCTCGCACAGGGAACGGAGAGAACACGGGACGCTAAGTTTCTTTCTCCAGGGTAGTCCCATGTGAGCCGTCAGAATGTCTGAATCAGAACAAAAACTCAGATTCTTCCCTTTGGGAAGCTTAGCCTCAAAGCAATCATGCCACACCCTGTGAAGCCCATTTCTCTGTCCCCTCTTGTGTCTGTCCTGCTCTCTCTGGGGAGCTTGAGCCCACGTCCTGATCTCCCCAGCCCCACTGAACCCCATCCCAGGAGCCGACAGCTTTCACAGTTGAGAACACGTGGGACCAGGTGGCCTGGCCCAGCTCCCCTCCCGGCATCTCTCTGGTTTTGGGTTCTGGGGGGAGCTGACAGGTCTGAGCGCACCTCCGTCCTCatatctccacccccacccccccgctcccATCCTCACTGGGTGCAGGTCCCCTGCTGAGGGAGCCATGCCCCTGCACACTGCTGTGGACTGCGTGGGACCGCCAGGTGGGGGGCCCTAATTGCTTTCTTGGCCCTCAGCTCCCTGCCTACCACACTCTCCACTCCTTCAGAAATCTGTCCCTTCCTGCAGAGTGATTGGTCTTTGTCCCCAGCAGGTGGTGTCCGTATGAACACCTCTCTTTGCACTGAATTTCTAggccatttcttttcctctctatttCCATCCTTTGTTCTTCtaagatggaaataaaagaaaaattaaagatagaaggcattaaattttaaaaagagattcttAACTTTATTTAGGCTcaactaaagaaaaaaggaacatctGATTCAGATCCCTCAGTGCTATCCTGACACTCTTCCCAGAGAGGttagatggaaaaaaattgtcatttgTAACATCTGAGGTGACCACAGTGCAGAAGAGTGAGACTCAGAGGACCTGTCCCCACCTGTTGGGTGAGGGTGGATCTGCTGTGGGTTCCTGAGGCTCCCCCACACCTGCCACCTCCTGGGTACAGCAGCCAAAACACCAGCGGGATCTGCTCTAGACTGACCCCAACCACCCCCCGGTCGGCTGGACCACTGAGACACGTGCCCTGCACAGATAGCTTCTGCTGCTTCTCGGAACGTCAGAAAGAACCACTGGGCCAGGAGCCATCCCCCAAATGCTCTTGAACCCGAGCTCTGTGGAAGGAAGAGATACTCTGTGGTAGCTTTTCTgggtgcttgtgtgtgtgcaagcgtgggtgtgggtgtgtgtggctGTGGCTGTGGGAGCTGTCTTCCTGCTACTGTAAGAGAATTCTGACCACCCCGGTGGGGCACGGTTGAGATCACAGATCTTTCCTGTCAACTGTGCCCCTGGGCATGTGtgagcctcagtatcctcatctgtaagatgtggccatagtacctacctcacaggggtgttgtggggattaaatgtgATGAGGGTAGTGGCAGCTGAGTGATGTGCATATCTGAACTGCCCACCTCCTTGTCTGTGGCCCACTGTCAAAAGCTCAACTCTGGATGGACCCggctctctgccttctccctgcctgCACCTGTAGGAGACCACTCCAGTGGGGACCTAATGCCACCTGCCTGTGCTGATCGgagcctctccctcccttcctccctccagatGAGAACGGGCCACTGCCCATGGACGGGCCCACCCTAAGTTCCCACCCT
The sequence above is drawn from the Neomonachus schauinslandi chromosome 5, ASM220157v2, whole genome shotgun sequence genome and encodes:
- the CCNF gene encoding cyclin-F; the protein is MGSGGVIHCRCAKCFCYPTKRRIRRRPRNLTILSLPEDVLFHILKWLSVGDILAVRAVHSHLKYLVDNHASVWACASFQELWPSPRNLKLFERAAEKGNFEAAVKLGIAYLYNEGLSVSDEARAEVNGLKASRFFSLAERLNVGATPFIWLFIRPPWSVSGSCCKAVVHESLRAECQLQGTHRASILHCLGRVLSLFEDEERKQQARDLFEESAHQGCLASSYLLWERDRRTDMSDPGRCLHSFRKLRDFAAKGCWEAQLSLAKACAHGSQLGLGAKASAGVVRPLFQTSRAVSKQQVFSVQKGLSDTMRYILIDWLVEVATMKDFTSLCLHLTVECVDRYLRRRLVPRYRLQLLGIACMVICTRFISKEILTIREAVWLTDNTYKYEDLVRMMGEIISALEGKIRVPTVVDYKDVLLTLVPVAPRTQHLCSFLCELSLLHTSLAAYAPARLAAAALLLARLTHRQTQPWTTRLWDLTGFSCEDLIPCVLSLHQKCFHDDAPKDYRQVSLTAVKQRFEDKRYEEISQEEVLSYGQLCTALGVKQGSPEPTSFLSTGDIHAFLTSPSGRRTKRKRENSLQEDRGSFVTTPTAELSSQEEMLLGSFLDWSLDYCSGYEGDQESEGEKDGDVTAPSGILDVTVVYLSPEQHCCQESSDEEACPEDRGRQDPRTWVPGPQTPPTPGPEPRLCSTREPGRDSVTSGYSSISSTSPTNSVDGISGGPPQSTSALSPGSDSNTQPCHHHAKKSCLQCRSPSPLESSVPQVKRKNLSTHSKEEEEEEERDLSQAC